Sequence from the Pseudomonas sp. 7SR1 genome:
GGCGCAACCAGAAGGTCATCGAAGAAACCCCGGCGCCCAACCTGCCCGAGGGAATGGCCGAAGAACTCTGCGCGGCGGCGACCAAGCTGGCCCGGGCGGTGAACTACCGCAGCGCCGGCACTGTGGAGTTCGTGTTCGACAGTGACGCGGGGCGCTTTTATTTCCTGGAGGTCAATACCCGTCTGCAAGTGGAGCACGGCGTCACCGAGCAAGTATGGGGCGTGGACCTGGTGCGCTGGATGGTGGAACTGGCCGCCGGCGAGCTGCCGCCCTTGAGCGAACTGAGCCTGGGCTTGAAAGCCGAGGGGCATGCGATCCAGGCGCGCCTGTATGCCGAAGATCCAGGCCGGGATTTCCAGCCAAGCCCCGGTTTGCTGACGTCCGTGCAATTCCCGCCAACCGATGGCAAACGCCTGCGCATCGACACCTGGGTCGAGGCCGGTTGCCAGGTCCCGCCCTACTTCGACCCGATGATCGCCAAGGTCATTCATTGGGCGCCCACACGTGAACAGGCGCGCCTGGGCCTGCACCAGGCGCTGGGAGACAGCCTGCTGTACGGCGTCGAAACCAACCGCGAATACCTGCAACAGATTCTTCTCGACGCGCCCTTCGCCAACGGCCAGCCCTGGACCCGCTGCCTGGAAACCCTGGTCTATCGCGCCAACACGTTCGAAGTGCTCAGCCCAGGCACCCTGACCAGCGTCCAGGATTATCCAGGTCGCCTCGGCTATTGGGCGGTGGGGGTGCCGCCATCGGGACCGATGGACAGCCGCTCGCTGCGCCTGGGCAATCGCCTGCTGGGGAATGAAGAAGGCGCGGCTGCACTGGAAATCACCATGAGTGGCCCGCTGCTGCGCTTCAACTGCGATGCCCGGGTTGCCGTGACGGGCGCGACGATCGCGTTGAGCCTCAACGATGAACCTGTGCCGATGAACACCCCATTGGCCATCGCCGCCGGCTCCACCCTCGCCATCGGAACCCTTTGCGGCGCCGGGGCGCGCAGCTATCTGTGCCTGCAGGGCGGCCTGCAGGTACCGGACTACCTGGGCAGCAAAAGTACGTTCACCCTCGGCCAGTTCGGCGGCCACGCCGGGCGCGCATTGTGCACCGGCGATGTACTGCACCTGGCTGCGCTGGACGGGCGCCTCGAGTTGCCGTCGATCAGCGAAACGCCCATCGAGTTGCCGCCCGTGCGGCAGATCCGTGTGATCTACGGTCCGCACGGCGCGCCCGAATATTTCACCGAGCGCTACATCCAGACCTTCTTCGATACCTCATGGGAAGTGCATTTCAACTCCAGCCGAACCGGCATCCGACTGATCGGGCCGAAACCCGAATGGGTACGCGCCGATGGCGGCGAGGCCGGACTTCACCCCTCCAATATCCACGACAACCCCTACGCCATCGGCGCCGTGGATTTTACCGGCGACATGCCGGTTATCCTCGGCCCCGACGGACCGAGCCTGGGCGGCTTCGTTTGCCCGGTGACCGTGATCGAGGCGGACCTCTGGCAACTGGGGCAGCTCAAGGCAGGGGACCAGGTGCGCTTCGTGCCGGTGGACCTGAAGACCGCCCGCTCACTGGCCCTGAAATGGGCTTGCTGTGGAAGCGAGCTTGCTCGCGATAGCGATCTGTCAGTCCCCTCGATGTTGGATGTCCCGCCGCTGTCGCGAGCAAGCTCGCTCCCACAGGGGATCGCGTCGCCTGTGGTGTTGGATATCGGCCAGGACGATACCCACCTGGTGGCAAGATTGTCCGGCGATACCCACCTGCTGCTGGAAATCGGCGCGCCCGAACTGGACCTGGTGCTGCGCTTTCGCGCCCATGCCCTGATGCAGGCCCTGGAACAGAAACGACTGGATGGCGTGGTCGACCTGACGCCCGGCATCCGCTCGCTCCAGGTGCACTACCAGCCCGAGCGATTGCCCCTGGCCGATCTGCTGGCCATCGTCGCCGGAGAATGGGATGCGGTATGCGCCGCGCAAGACCTGCAGGTGCCGTCGCGCATCGTCCATCTGCCGCTGTCCTGGGACGACCCGGCCTGCCAGCTGGCGATTGAAAAATACATGACCACCGTGCGCAAGGACGCACCCTGGTGCCCGAGCAACCTGGAGTTCATCCGCCGGATCAACGACCTGCCCAACCTGGACGAAGTGCAACGCACGGTGTTCGAGGCCAGCTACCTGGTGATGGGGCTGGGCGATGTCTACCTCGGCGCGCCGGTCGCTACCCCGCTGGACCCGCGCCATCGGCTGGTGACCACGAAATACAACCCGGCCCGCACCTGGACCGCGGAAAACTCGGTGGGCATCGGCGGTGCCTATCTGTGCGTGTACGGCATGGAAGGGCCTGGCGGCTATCAGTTCGTCGGCCGCACGTTGCAGATGTGGAATCGCTATCGGGATGTCGCCGCGTTCGAAGGAAAGCCCTGGCTGCTGCGCTTTTTCGACCAGATCCGTTTCTACCCGGTCAGTGCCGATGAGCTGTTGCGCATCCGTCGGGATTTCCCCCTGGACCGCTTCGACCTTGCCATCGAACACAGCCAGCTCAACCTGGCCGACTACCAGCGTTTCCTGGCGCGGGAAGCCGACAGCATCGCCGCGTTTCGCCAGCAGCAACAACACGCGTTCAATGCCGAACGCGAGCGCTGGATCGCCAGCGGCCAGGCCCACTTCGACAGCGAGGAACCGACGCCCGCGCCCACTGAGGACGCAAGGCTGGACGCGGATCAAGTAAGCGTCGACAGCCATATCGCCGGCAACCTCTGGCAGGTCCAGGTGGCCGCCGGCGCACGGGTCGCCGCCGGAGACGTGCTGGTGATCCTGGAGTCGATGAAAATGGAGATCCCGGTACTGGCTCCGGTGGCCGGCGTGGTGCGCCAGGTGCATGTCCAGCCAGGCTCGGCGGTGCGTGCCGGACAGCGCGTCGTGGTGCTGCAACGTGACTGAACTCAATCGAAGGATCAATGCCATGAGCCCATCCCTACAGCTGGACGACCTGCGTAACGCCTACCGCAGCGGCGAACTGACGCCTCGCCAACTGATACTGGCCCTGCGGGAAAAAGCCGCCGCGCTCAACCCGGACTACCACCTGTTCATCCACCTGTTGTCGCCCGAAGAACTGGAACCCTACCTGGCGGCCCTGGAAAGCCAAGACCTGGAAAACCTGCCCTTGTATGGCGTACCGTTCGCCATCAAGGACAACATCGACCTGGCCGGCATTCCCACCACCGCCGCCTGCCCGGCGTTCGCCTACGTGCCGCACCGTTCAGCAAGCATCGTCGAACAGTTGCTGGCGCTGGGCGCGATTCCCCTTGGCAAGACCAACCTCGACCAGTTCGCCACCGGGCTCAACGGCACCCGCACGCCCTATGGTGCTTGCCGCAACAGTGTCCTGCCCGATTATCCGGCGGGTGGCTCCAGCGCCGGATCGCCGCTGGCGGTGGCACTGGGAGTCGCCAGCTTCGCCTTGGGCACCGACACTGCGGGCTCCGGCCGAGTACCCGCAGCGTTGAACAACCTGGTGGGGTTGAAAGCCACCAAGGGTTTGATTTCCACGGCAGGCGTGATCCCTGCCTGCCGTACGCTGGACTGCGTGACGACATTCACCGCAACGGCCCGGGAAGCCAGCCAGCTGCTGGCGCTGACGGCCCGTCTCGACCCGGGGGACGAATACAGCCGTTGCAATCGGCAATGGAACGACAGCTCGGCTTTCGGCGTGCCGCAACGCTTTCGCTTCGGCGTTGCGCGCCAGCAGGACCTGGAGTTTTTCGGCTGCGATGAAGGACCCAGCTTGTTTCAGGAGGCCATCGAGCGCCTCGAACGCCTGGGCGGCGAGGCGGTGGAGCTGGACCTGTCGCCCTTCCTCGAAGCTGCGCGCCTGCTTTATGAAGGCCCCTGGGTGGCCGAGCGCTACAGCGTGGTCGGTGAGTTGATGGAGCGTCAGCCCGATGCGGTCCTGCCGGTCATCCGCGCAGTACTGGCGAAAGCGCCCGGCGTGGATGGCGTGCAGACCTTCCGCGCCCAGTATCGCCTGCAAGCACTCAAGGCCCGATGCGACCGTGCCCTGCAAAGCCTCGACTGCGTACTCACCCCCACCATCGGTCGCCCGGTGACCCTCGCCGAGCTCGCCGCCGAACCGGTACTGCGCAATTCGGAGCTGGGTTACTACACCAACTTCATGAACCTGCTGGACTACGCCGCCGTGGCCGTCCCCAGCGCATTCATGGCCAATGGTCTGCCCTGGGGCGTGACGTTGTTCGGTCGGGCCTTCACCGATCAATACCTGCTGAGCGTCGCCGACGCCTTGCAGCGCCAGCAGATGCCGGCACTGCCAGTTCCTGTCAACCCGGCGCGTCATGATCGGGCACGGCTGGTGGTCTGTGGCGCGCATCTCGATGGGCTGGCCTTGAACTGGCAGCTCCAGCGACGCGGCGCCCGCCTGGTCGAAGCCACCCACAGCTCGCCGGATTACCGCCTCTACGCCCTGGCCGGCGGCCCGCCGCTGCGCCCTGGCATGCTGCGCGTCAATGAGGGCGGCGTGGCGATCGAAGTGGAGGTCTGGGAGTTGCCCAGCAGCGAACTGGGCTCGTTCCTGACCGGTATTCCCGCGCCGCTGGGGCTGGGCAAGGTGCAGCTCGCCGACGGCCGTTGGGAAAGCGGGTTCATTTGCGAGCCCTATGGCCTGGAAGGCGCGCGGGACATCAGCGAACTGGGTGGATGGCGGGCTTACCTTCGAAGCCTGCGATAGCGGTCAGTCGTGGCGAGGCTGCAACCTCGCCACGGTTCTGCAAATCCGGACACCTTTTCCTGCAAGGCCACTAAACTGATTCCATCGGGTCACGCCAAGGGAATCGCCATGTCGCTTCGTCCGTCGTTGTATTCCCAGCGCTCGCCGGTGCTGATGTTGGCCATCCTGGTCGGTGCCGGCTTCCTGGTGACCTCGCTGCTGGGGTATTACGCGGCCGGTACATCGCTGCGAGACAACGTCCTCAAGGCGCTGTACATCAACCTGCTGATCGGTCTGCTGGTCACAGTGGCCGTGGTTGTGGTGCTCTATCGGTTGATCGCCAGTTATCAACAAAGGATCGACGCTCAGTCCATCCTTGACGGCCTGACCGAGCTGCCCAATCGCCGGGGCTTCGACCTGTTGGCGGTGCAGGCCCTGCATGAAGCCCAGCGCGAGCCCAAGCCCTTGAGCGCGTTGTTGCTGGAAGTGGACAACTTCAGGCAACTCGACAGCACCCATGGCCACATCGCCAGCGATCAGTTGCTGACCGCCCTGGCCCGCGACCTGACCGACTCACTGCGGCACTCGGACATCGTATGCCGCTGGAGCGCCGACGCTTTCGTCCTGTTGCTCAAGGACACCGATGGGCAGAACGCTTTGAGGATCGCGGAGAAAACCCGCCAGCACATCCAGCAGCAGCGCTATTTCTGCAGCGGAAAGCAATTGCAGGCCACCATCAGCATCGGCCTGACCACCGTGCAGGACGAAGACACCTTGCATAGCCTGCTGTCCCGGGCCGATCATGCGCTGCAACGCGCCCGACAGACCGGAAGCAACCGAACCTGCGTGGAAATGCCCCATTCGAGCTATGAATAAACCTGACCTCTGCCCCGCCTGCGGCGCCACCAATGACTGCACCCTCGCCGACCCGAAGACCGCCGACCGGGCCTGCTGGTGCTACGGCGTGAGTATCGATCAGTCCGTGCTCGAAGCCTTGCCCGCCGAGCTGCGCGACAAGTCCTGCCTGTGCCCGCGATGCGCCCGGGTGGACGACCAGTTGCGCGCCAATGCCCGACCGATCGCGTAAGATGCCCGCCCTCCGCCTCCTTGCCTGAACTGCCCATGCGCGTCGACCGTTTCCTCAGCAACCTGCCACGTTTCAATCGCCAACAGGCCCGACTGTTGCTGGTCGAACGCCGGGTGCGGATCGATGGCCAGGTGGTCAATGACCCTCATGCCCAGGTTCGTGAGTTCAGCCGCGTCGAGGTGGACGACGAACTGTTGCAGGCCGGTCGACCGGCGCGCTATTTCATGCTGCACAAGCCCACCGGTTGCGTCAGCGCCACCCGTGATCCGCAACACCCCACCGTGCTGGACTGGCTGGACGAACCGGACAAGGACG
This genomic interval carries:
- the atzF gene encoding allophanate hydrolase; amino-acid sequence: MSPSLQLDDLRNAYRSGELTPRQLILALREKAAALNPDYHLFIHLLSPEELEPYLAALESQDLENLPLYGVPFAIKDNIDLAGIPTTAACPAFAYVPHRSASIVEQLLALGAIPLGKTNLDQFATGLNGTRTPYGACRNSVLPDYPAGGSSAGSPLAVALGVASFALGTDTAGSGRVPAALNNLVGLKATKGLISTAGVIPACRTLDCVTTFTATAREASQLLALTARLDPGDEYSRCNRQWNDSSAFGVPQRFRFGVARQQDLEFFGCDEGPSLFQEAIERLERLGGEAVELDLSPFLEAARLLYEGPWVAERYSVVGELMERQPDAVLPVIRAVLAKAPGVDGVQTFRAQYRLQALKARCDRALQSLDCVLTPTIGRPVTLAELAAEPVLRNSELGYYTNFMNLLDYAAVAVPSAFMANGLPWGVTLFGRAFTDQYLLSVADALQRQQMPALPVPVNPARHDRARLVVCGAHLDGLALNWQLQRRGARLVEATHSSPDYRLYALAGGPPLRPGMLRVNEGGVAIEVEVWELPSSELGSFLTGIPAPLGLGKVQLADGRWESGFICEPYGLEGARDISELGGWRAYLRSLR
- a CDS encoding cysteine-rich CWC family protein encodes the protein MNKPDLCPACGATNDCTLADPKTADRACWCYGVSIDQSVLEALPAELRDKSCLCPRCARVDDQLRANARPIA
- the uca gene encoding urea carboxylase, producing RNQKVIEETPAPNLPEGMAEELCAAATKLARAVNYRSAGTVEFVFDSDAGRFYFLEVNTRLQVEHGVTEQVWGVDLVRWMVELAAGELPPLSELSLGLKAEGHAIQARLYAEDPGRDFQPSPGLLTSVQFPPTDGKRLRIDTWVEAGCQVPPYFDPMIAKVIHWAPTREQARLGLHQALGDSLLYGVETNREYLQQILLDAPFANGQPWTRCLETLVYRANTFEVLSPGTLTSVQDYPGRLGYWAVGVPPSGPMDSRSLRLGNRLLGNEEGAAALEITMSGPLLRFNCDARVAVTGATIALSLNDEPVPMNTPLAIAAGSTLAIGTLCGAGARSYLCLQGGLQVPDYLGSKSTFTLGQFGGHAGRALCTGDVLHLAALDGRLELPSISETPIELPPVRQIRVIYGPHGAPEYFTERYIQTFFDTSWEVHFNSSRTGIRLIGPKPEWVRADGGEAGLHPSNIHDNPYAIGAVDFTGDMPVILGPDGPSLGGFVCPVTVIEADLWQLGQLKAGDQVRFVPVDLKTARSLALKWACCGSELARDSDLSVPSMLDVPPLSRASSLPQGIASPVVLDIGQDDTHLVARLSGDTHLLLEIGAPELDLVLRFRAHALMQALEQKRLDGVVDLTPGIRSLQVHYQPERLPLADLLAIVAGEWDAVCAAQDLQVPSRIVHLPLSWDDPACQLAIEKYMTTVRKDAPWCPSNLEFIRRINDLPNLDEVQRTVFEASYLVMGLGDVYLGAPVATPLDPRHRLVTTKYNPARTWTAENSVGIGGAYLCVYGMEGPGGYQFVGRTLQMWNRYRDVAAFEGKPWLLRFFDQIRFYPVSADELLRIRRDFPLDRFDLAIEHSQLNLADYQRFLAREADSIAAFRQQQQHAFNAERERWIASGQAHFDSEEPTPAPTEDARLDADQVSVDSHIAGNLWQVQVAAGARVAAGDVLVILESMKMEIPVLAPVAGVVRQVHVQPGSAVRAGQRVVVLQRD